One window of the Gambusia affinis linkage group LG01, SWU_Gaff_1.0, whole genome shotgun sequence genome contains the following:
- the LOC122832804 gene encoding galactose-specific lectin nattectin-like isoform X1: MASVLYLALFLSLSCVLWNGVDATSLPTTPAPTPRPTTRPPTVRPLPPASCPSGWTKYGNRCFLFRNVKTDWASAERACTVLGAHLASVHNSADQRFLKNLVYSKKRSYVRTWVGGHDAEKEGVWLWSDGSKFISAPWPKGEPNNAGRNEHCMEINLRGSTMYLNDERCSSNKFYICAKRV; encoded by the exons ATGGCCTCAGTTCTTTACTTGGCTTTGTTCCTCTCTCTGAGCTGCGTTCTCTGGAACGGAGTCGAT GCTACAT CTCTTCCCACAACTCCTGCTCCAACTCCTCGACCTACAACTCGACCTCCTACTGTTCGTCCACTTCCTCCTGCTAGCTGTCCCTCTGGTTGGACTAAGTATGGAAATCGCTGTTTCCTCTTCCGGAATGTTAAGACTGACTGGGCTTCTGCTGAG CGTGCCTGCACTGTTTTAGGTGCACATCTGGCCTCCGTCCACAACAGCGCTGACCAAAGATTCCTGAAGAATCTGGTCTACAGTAAGAAACGATCGTACGTGAGAACCTGGGTCGGAGGTCATGATGCTGAGAAG GAGGGTGTGTGGCTGTGGAGTGACGGGTCAAAGTTCATCTCCGCCCCGTGGCCCAAGGGGGAACCAAACAACGCTGGTAGAAATGAACACTGCATGGAGATCAACCTGAGAG gATCAACTATGTACCTGAACGATGAAAGGTGCAGCAGTAATAAATTCTACATCTGTGCCAAAAGAGTCTAA